The following are encoded together in the bacterium genome:
- a CDS encoding response regulator transcription factor, whose product MEKPLRILLVDDHEVVRAGLRMLLGHRSNMTIVGEASTAAAAVEEAARAAPDVVIMDVRLPDGSGVEACREIRSARPDTRVLMLTSFADEEAVDASVMAGASGYLLKQTRSAELIHAIEVVAAGESLLDPTVTHQLLARFRRLAGTGGDPVAALTEQERRVLALVGDGKTNREIAAALHLSEKTVKNYVSTLLGKLHVQRRAAAAALAAKQKLS is encoded by the coding sequence ATGGAGAAGCCGCTGCGCATCCTGCTGGTGGATGACCACGAAGTGGTGCGGGCCGGGCTCCGGATGCTGCTGGGGCACCGGTCCAATATGACGATCGTCGGCGAAGCCTCGACCGCGGCGGCCGCGGTGGAGGAGGCGGCGCGGGCGGCGCCCGACGTGGTGATCATGGACGTGCGCCTCCCGGATGGAAGCGGCGTCGAAGCCTGCAGGGAGATCCGGTCGGCGCGACCCGACACCCGCGTGCTGATGCTCACGTCGTTTGCGGATGAGGAAGCCGTCGATGCCTCCGTGATGGCCGGAGCGTCGGGCTACCTGCTGAAGCAGACCCGCAGCGCGGAGCTGATCCATGCGATTGAGGTCGTGGCCGCCGGGGAATCGCTGCTCGATCCCACGGTCACCCATCAACTCCTCGCGCGCTTCAGGCGCCTGGCCGGGACCGGCGGCGATCCCGTCGCGGCGCTGACGGAACAGGAGCGCCGCGTGCTGGCGCTGGTCGGGGACGGGAAGACCAATCGAGAGATCGCCGCCGCGCTGCACCTGAGCGAGAAGACGGTCAAGAACTATGTCAGCACCCTGCTCGGCAAGCTGCACGTGCAGCGGCGCGCGGCGGCCGCGGCGCTGGCCGCCAAGCAGAAACTGTCCTAG
- a CDS encoding ATP-binding protein — protein sequence MDAPHHGFAWRQRIADTARGWSSGRSLRARIMVVVAVGILVLLVVMGVDSYQMARQLTDQLLQERLRSAQATAELLDGTLAQSFRQLQALASSPAMAASGAAADRQRELLRQMRSQIALASYGFYLVDATGRLRIAEPAHPGDFAINFRNDAALGKVLGGAPAAASNLEVLGAGRVPAVLLCVPLPIRAGGLCAAVDLRRQQLLPYITEYSATRRPGTTWHALIIDAHGEVLATTEDAEAFQANEHPLFHHALMAGHRAGVGRAAVVEGGQVHGYHIMAFAPLYQTAWGVSVGQTQAETFAPIVAVRNRNLLIGTTALILALLFAWWDTGTVVRPLRLLAGAAQRIAGGDLETVVRVDRHDEIGSLADAYDTMRDRLKTSLAERARREHEAQALYAVSREILALTDLQTILAAIAEHARRLLHMEVGALCLFTEHGGPIVLGELSGPPDARLPEHSNGSGGLAQGDPLVCSTGHTCPFVDARYNRAHAVAPVQIGDRTLGTLCVASSTPRRVTPDDTNLLSALAALAALAVRSNELHQQVQQLAVLSERDRISRDLHDNTMQALYGVDLALEYAAGLIDEDPGDAKRRLAETLDIHTRIIQEIRGYVHNLRPPETAERTFRTALEAVAGEFQEHSRLPVTLDLEGADAVPALPNEMRNQLILIVREALANAARHAQAARVTVHASAADDTLTLRVRDDGCGFDPAGLSSRYGLGLGSMAERARAIGGRLRVTAAPDAGTTVEVSVPRPTRAQVEVHHGEAAAHPAGG from the coding sequence ATGGACGCGCCTCACCACGGGTTTGCGTGGAGACAGCGGATCGCCGACACAGCGCGCGGGTGGTCTTCTGGGCGAAGCCTGCGGGCGCGAATCATGGTGGTCGTCGCCGTCGGCATTCTGGTTCTGCTGGTCGTCATGGGCGTTGACAGCTACCAGATGGCACGGCAGTTGACCGACCAGCTACTCCAAGAGCGGCTCCGATCAGCGCAGGCTACGGCGGAGCTCCTGGACGGAACGCTGGCTCAATCCTTCCGGCAGTTGCAGGCGCTTGCGTCTTCGCCGGCAATGGCTGCTTCGGGCGCCGCCGCGGACCGCCAACGGGAACTGCTTCGTCAGATGCGGTCCCAAATTGCGCTTGCTTCGTACGGCTTCTACCTCGTGGATGCGACAGGGCGCCTCAGAATCGCGGAACCCGCCCATCCGGGGGATTTTGCGATCAATTTCCGGAACGATGCGGCCCTGGGGAAAGTTCTCGGCGGCGCGCCCGCGGCGGCATCGAATCTCGAGGTCCTGGGTGCCGGCCGGGTCCCAGCCGTCCTGCTCTGTGTGCCATTGCCGATTCGTGCCGGAGGACTGTGCGCCGCCGTCGACCTTCGCCGGCAGCAGCTCTTGCCCTACATTACGGAGTACAGCGCGACGCGCCGGCCGGGCACCACGTGGCACGCGCTGATCATCGATGCGCACGGAGAGGTTCTGGCCACCACCGAAGACGCCGAGGCCTTCCAGGCCAACGAACACCCTCTGTTCCATCACGCGCTCATGGCCGGCCATCGGGCGGGGGTCGGCCGCGCCGCGGTGGTCGAAGGAGGGCAGGTCCACGGATACCACATCATGGCCTTTGCCCCGCTGTATCAGACGGCGTGGGGGGTGAGTGTGGGGCAGACTCAAGCCGAAACCTTTGCCCCGATCGTCGCGGTGCGGAACCGTAATCTCTTGATCGGCACGACCGCCCTGATCCTGGCCCTCTTGTTCGCGTGGTGGGACACCGGCACCGTAGTGCGGCCGCTGCGGCTCCTGGCCGGCGCGGCACAGCGCATCGCCGGCGGCGACCTCGAGACGGTGGTGCGGGTTGATCGACACGATGAGATCGGCAGCCTGGCCGACGCCTACGATACGATGCGCGACCGCCTGAAGACGTCGCTCGCGGAACGGGCCCGGCGCGAGCACGAGGCGCAGGCACTGTACGCCGTCAGCCGCGAGATTCTGGCGCTCACCGACCTCCAGACGATCCTCGCGGCCATCGCCGAGCACGCGCGGCGCTTGCTCCACATGGAGGTCGGCGCGCTATGCCTGTTCACCGAACACGGCGGCCCCATCGTGCTCGGGGAGTTGAGCGGACCGCCCGACGCGCGGCTGCCGGAGCATTCCAACGGCTCCGGCGGCCTGGCGCAGGGAGACCCGTTAGTGTGCTCCACGGGCCACACGTGTCCATTTGTCGACGCCCGCTACAACCGCGCGCACGCCGTCGCACCTGTGCAAATCGGCGATCGCACCCTTGGAACACTGTGCGTAGCCAGCAGCACGCCCCGCCGCGTGACGCCGGACGACACCAATCTGCTCTCCGCGCTCGCCGCCCTGGCCGCCCTGGCCGTCCGGAGCAACGAGCTGCACCAGCAGGTGCAACAACTTGCCGTGCTCAGCGAGCGGGATCGCATCAGCCGTGATCTCCATGACAATACGATGCAGGCCCTGTACGGCGTCGACCTTGCGCTGGAATACGCCGCCGGACTGATCGACGAAGACCCGGGTGACGCCAAGCGGCGGCTGGCCGAGACGCTGGATATCCACACCCGCATCATTCAGGAGATTCGCGGCTACGTTCACAACCTTCGTCCACCCGAGACGGCCGAGCGGACCTTCCGGACGGCTCTGGAGGCCGTTGCCGGAGAGTTCCAGGAGCACTCCCGGCTCCCCGTCACCCTGGACCTCGAAGGCGCCGACGCAGTGCCGGCGCTGCCCAACGAGATGCGGAATCAACTGATCCTCATCGTTCGCGAAGCGCTCGCGAACGCCGCCCGCCACGCGCAGGCCGCACGCGTGACCGTCCACGCGTCCGCGGCAGACGACACGCTCACGCTCCGGGTGCGGGACGACGGTTGTGGATTCGATCCTGCCGGGCTGTCGTCGCGCTACGGCCTCGGCCTCGGCAGTATGGCCGAACGGGCCCGCGCGATCGGGGGGCGGCTTCGGGTTACGGCCGCCCCGGACGCGGGGACAACGGTCGAAGTCTCTGTCCCACGGCCGACCCGCGCGCAGGTGGAGGTGCACCATGGAGAAGCCGCTGCGCATCCTGCTGGTGGATGA